ATTGAAGATGGTGCCTGCCGTGTCCACTTCGCCGGTGTCGATCTTGACGCCGGTTTCAAGCGTGAACAGGGCCGACATGCCACCGCCCAGGTCCTCGGTGCCGCGAAAGCCGATGCGCGACGCCGATCCCACACCGCTGGTGATCTTGGTGTAGTTGGCGACGCCGCCGCTTTCGCGCACCAGGCCAGCATCGACGATGCCGTAGATGGTGACGTTGGTCTGTGCCGATGCGGCTCCCGCGCCGGCGGCGAGGAGGGCGGCGATGATGGTTTTGTTCATTGTGTCTCCAGTCGTTGTAGTAGTAAGAGTGTTCAGGCTTGCGAAAGTTCGCCGTCGCGCACCCGCCACAAGTTGAGCGGGTTGTCGTCCTGCAGCGCCTGCGGCAGAAGCCACGCGGGCATGTCCTGGTAGCTGACCGGACGCAGGAAGCGGTCGATCGCCGAGGCGCCGACGGACGTGCCGCGGCTGTCGGAGGTAGCGGGGAACGGGCCGCCGTGCACCATCGCATGCGACACTTCGACGCCGGTCGGGAAACCGTTCACCAGCACGCGGCCGGCCTTGCGCTCGAGCGCCGGCAGCAGCGAGCGCGCCAGGTCACGGTCGCCTTCGGACACGAACATCGTCGCGGTCAGCTGGCCGTCGAGGTGCTCGGCGATTTCGCGAAACTGCGCGACATCGGCGCAACGAACCACCAGCGAAGCGGCGCCGAAGATTTCGTCCTCCAGCGCAGGGTTGGCGAGGAAGGTGGCGGCGTCGGTAACGAACAGCGCCGGCTGGCCGGCGCAGACGGTGGCGCCGTACTGGCCGCGCGCGACCAGCTTCACGCCGGCTTCTTTCGACAGCTTGTCCACGCCGCCGTTGAACGCAGCATGGATGCCTGGCGTGAGCATCGTCGCGCCGGTCTTTCCCTGCAGGGCGGTAGCGGCGGCGTCGATGAAGGTTTCGAGCGCGGGGCCTTCCAATGCGATGACCAGGCCGGGATTGGTGCAGAACTGGCCCGAGCCGAGCGTCAGCGAATCGACGAAGTCGGCGCCGATCTTGGCGGCGCCTTGCGACAGCGCTTCCGGCAGCATGAACATCGGATTGATGCTGCTCATTTCCGCGTACACGGGAATCGGCTCCGGGCGCTGGGCCGCGGCGCGCACCAGCGCCATGCCGCCCGCGCGCGAGCCGGTGAAGCCGACCGCCTTGACAGCCGGATGCGCCGCCAGCGCCTGGCCGATGGTGCGGCCGTCGCCATGCAGCATCGAGAACACGCCCTCGTGCATGCCGCAACTCGCGACCGCCGCCTGCAGGGCCTTGCCGACCAGCTCCGAGGTGCCAGGATGGGCGCCGTGCGCCTTCACGATCACCGGGCAGCCGGCGGCCAGCGCCGATGCGGTGTCGCCGCCGGCGACGGAAAACGCCAGCGGAAAGTTGGATGCGCCGAAGACGACGACCGGGCCGAGGCCGATTTTGCGCAGGCGCAGGTCGGGGCGCGGCGGCGTGCGCTGGGGCAGGGCCGAATCGAGCGCTGCGCCCAGCCAGCGGCCGTCGCGCACTACCTTGGCGAACAGGCGCAGCTGGCCGACGGTGCGTCCGCGCTCGCCCTCGAGGCGCGCTTGCGGCAAGCCGGATTCCTGCATCGCGCGCTCGATCAGCGCCGGGCCCAGGTCCAGAATGTTCTGCGCGACCTGTTCCAGGAAAGCGGCGCGCTGTTCAGGCGTGGTGTCGCGATAGCTGTCGAACGCCTGTTCGGCCAATACGCACGCGCGCTCGGCGTCCGTTAGCGTGGCGGCGCCGAAGGCCGGCTCGATTTCGCGGCCGGTGGACGGATCGATGGCACGGAACAAAGCCGCGCCGCCTTTGAATGCGGAGGCGCCGACCAGCGATTCGCCGTTGAGGGTGATGGACATGAAGTTTCCTTTTATTGGGGGCCGAGCGTCGCGATCAGCGCGCCGAGCTGTTCGCATTCCTGCGGATTGAGGTCGATCAGCGGCGTGCGCACCGGGCCTGCGGTATGGCCGACCAGCGTGGCGCCGGCCTTGACGATGCTTACTGCATAGCCGGCCTTCTTGTTGCGGATCGCCAGATACGGCAGGAAGAAGTCGTCGATCAGGCGCGAGGTGGTGTCGCTGTCGCCGGTGCGCACGGCTTCGTAGAATTCGATCGCGGTCTTTGGGATGAAATTGAAGACGGCCGACGAATACACCGGCACGCCCAGCGCCT
This window of the Massilia sp. R2A-15 genome carries:
- a CDS encoding aldehyde dehydrogenase (NADP(+)) — translated: MTLNGESLVGASAFKGGAALFRAIDPSTGREIEPAFGAATLTDAERACVLAEQAFDSYRDTTPEQRAAFLEQVAQNILDLGPALIERAMQESGLPQARLEGERGRTVGQLRLFAKVVRDGRWLGAALDSALPQRTPPRPDLRLRKIGLGPVVVFGASNFPLAFSVAGGDTASALAAGCPVIVKAHGAHPGTSELVGKALQAAVASCGMHEGVFSMLHGDGRTIGQALAAHPAVKAVGFTGSRAGGMALVRAAAQRPEPIPVYAEMSSINPMFMLPEALSQGAAKIGADFVDSLTLGSGQFCTNPGLVIALEGPALETFIDAAATALQGKTGATMLTPGIHAAFNGGVDKLSKEAGVKLVARGQYGATVCAGQPALFVTDAATFLANPALEDEIFGAASLVVRCADVAQFREIAEHLDGQLTATMFVSEGDRDLARSLLPALERKAGRVLVNGFPTGVEVSHAMVHGGPFPATSDSRGTSVGASAIDRFLRPVSYQDMPAWLLPQALQDDNPLNLWRVRDGELSQA